The segment TCCACaaataaattcaaaacaatTCAACCGGTTCTCAGCTTTTGTTTTTTGGATTTTCCCCCGTTAAATAAAGAACATTATATTAGAATTACTGTTGTCTTTGTTTATGCTAAAATAAATATGTGTTTTATAAGCGCATGAAACTGTGAAAGAATATTCTTAACAATAAACCACTTTTTGACAAACTTTAACTCAATAACGGTATTTTCGGTTTACCCATTTGTagaaaattgaatatattatCTAAAACAAATCTCGTTCTTCTAGCATAGTCTTCAAGTCTAACAAAGAGAAATTGGTCTCTGGGAAACCGCTGCAGCCACTGCTGTATATAAACAACATACATTCCTAAGCGCAAACGAacctgaaaagaaaatactaagGATCAGGCAATGTAACCCTTCTAAGTTGGATGTTGTAGGAAATATGCTAGGTAATATGCCTTTATCGAGTGCGAAACAAGAAAAAAGTCGTCTTGTGAACGATAAGTATCGAATTAAAAACTAAAGAGGAAGTTGTTTCTAAAATCAAGCTCGGACGTACGTGTACAGTTCGTGCGAGTGTGGCATCCAATGCGCATGTCACAGCTCCTCTTTTCTCGATGCAGTCATTGTAAAGTCTGACTGCAGATGTGACTTTGTTATGAAAATCTACAGGTCCTTTGTTAGCAGCCTTGAAAAACAGGTAGTCCGAGTACAGCCTACAAGAACATTCATATCGTCTAGGTTGAAAATACTGTTTGATTACGTACAAAATATAGGAATCAAGGTAAGCACAAATTATACGTAATTATACAGCTACACTTTGTTTCATGCCAAAATGAATCTTAATTTATGGAACACTTACAGAACCATCGAATTTTCATTTTATCGACACTTTTCGTTGATAGAAAGATGTGAGCGGATATGGCTTCCATACAAAAAGATAATACAAAATTGTGACGAGCTATATCTTTTTTACATGTCACGATACCATTTTTTATACTAAAAGAAAACATTGTGGACCAGATGACACATTAATTTACTCGTATCCTTTATAGAAAGGAGGACCGGGCGGTCATTCCTACATACTGATTGCAATGTTTATGCTGTAATACCTCTacttttgtattgtataatgttgTTTTGGCAATGAAGAAATGTGTCTTTCACGGAGTTATGTCCCCTTCAGAATGTGTCTTTTCCGGAGTTAAGTCCCCttatatgtagtacatgtagcTTAAATGTGTCTACATTAATTTTCTGTATGTTGATCGTTTTATACCATTATCTATCAGAAGAATACGTCTTTTTCTATGACATTTGCTCACTATATATATCACAATTCTGTTCCTATAAAAACAGAAACTCGGaaaatttaaaagatatttaaatcataatatCATCATACCATGATGATCAGGAATGtggaagtatttttttttttttttaatttatggcATGAACAAAATGTCTACATCAtcaaatttgtttgatttttcacatatacatgcatattttagGTTACCTTTGGACAGGATCCCTGATCAATACGATCAGTTTTGCACATGCGTTCATTTGCTGTACAAAGTCCGCTGTCGTGTACCTCGGAACACTCTGGTTATAATTTATCGGTAGAGCGGAGTAAATATCATTATCCCATATTGTAGATGGACTAAAATCGCCTGTGGAAATAAAGATAGATTGATTAACTCTAGAATGAGAAAAACTATTGAGAAGTGCAAACCCtacttaaagggaaaggcaacctaaaccacattgttgcctttatgaattaagtattacttactgatatcgtaaatgacaatCTTTACCAACAAAAacccttgcttaacaattaaatcaatattaatttttcctatatttcaaattacccgccgctaagagagcggccattgaagtttaatttatgacgtcacaccgttccggtttatttcatcaacaGTGCTGTAAACATGACAGGTCACGAACAGtcaagtttggagccgtatagatttgagcccgttctttcgcaagaagaatttaagaaaagaagacagtcagtcgagtcgcagatcAGGCAGATGGTACCCGTTTCTTCAAACATGTAAATGTCTccaacctcaacttgtcattacgcaaatgatggattaACAGATTATGTAgcattttcttttcagatgacttgtttgggtcaggaatttcgtgGGAAAAACTTTTTTCCCacctccccttcgcattagtgtaattaactgcttgacagaaAGAcatccacctatttacaatgtattcgtaaaatctcccacatgcacatttgatgatcttagaatctcattaaaaccggaatagacggtgtgacgtcaaaattattgatttttgtgatcttgaatacaaaagagttccgcatcatggcagcctctatagatggcggcaatttcaatttttaacgttttaaaattaatactgaagcttatctagtccgtatatcaacagaatagtataacaaatctttatcatataattaatcctatcatttatcatgtaaacaattttgggttgcctttccctttacaTGCTACATCATTTAAAATATTATCTCCTCCCcatatttatatgatattacAATTTTCCCGCATCAGTTTACCTAAGTTATATAAACAgtgtattttcatatatatgatataattttacagggtgaagataacgaacagtgatcaatctcataactcctacaagcaatacaaaatagatagttgggcaaacacggacccctggacacaccagaggtgggatgaggtgcctaggaggagtaagcatcccctgttgaccggtcacacccgccgtgagccccatatcctgatcaggtaaacggagttatccgcagtcaaaatcagtgtgccaagaacggcttaacaatcggtatgaaacacgtcagacagcatttgacccaatgcgaggttgtattgacgaactagatcgttataacgaccatagaatttgcgaaatgctgacttcaatcgagactgttgaaatccctgtaccatcaacttgtttgtcagtagcttacctcaatttaaaaactgactatacccagaacaagctcttgcatatcgaatcagttgagatatataaacaccatatgcaggtgataatggaatattgctacataaatgtgggaagttgacgatggagaagctgaaatcatcccgtttgtcatacagttgagttgttagtttgccgttaatgtctactttcaataaaatatccaagtatgaagcagaagtggacgactctgtggtgtcctttatttcgagctcacagggatatatcaaatccacatatgaatgaaaggtatcattgttaatagacaaaacgtcatcgatatatctaaaagtcgaattgaaggtcacagcgagagattttttcttctcacgtaaagtttttgaataaattttgcttcatatgaatataaaaacaggtcagctaaccattgtgtacatgtataactaagCAATATTCATAATACACCTGCAGAAGTAAAGAAACTAGTCGAGTATAATTAATCGACTTCGCcatatttaatttgattacattcttaatgtatattttactataatagataaccaacagtgatcccTATAAGGAATGTAAACTTATTAGTAGGGGCGCCGTAaaatggctaaaatattgccaaaacggcgtaaaaccacaatcaatcaatcaatcaatagtagggcaaacacgtactcctggatatacccatgtgtgtgtgtgtgtgtgtgtgtgtgtatgtgtgtgtgtgtgtgtgtgtgtgtgtgtgaaaacaTTCGTTACACCATGATAAGAAGTTAGTTTATCAGTAAATGACAGGTCATCACGGACATGAACATCCACTTTGTCTGATTTCGGAATGGCGGTTTCAGTAATTGATGACTCAccagtgatttttttgtattctaTATGCGTCCTATTTTTCAGCAACTTTTCCCTTTCCACGTCAAGCACCATAGGGTAAAAGACTctggtatattgaaaaaatccgttgtcaaaatcctTTGTACCTACAGAAAATATAGAAAGTCACGTGATTGTCACTGGTGTTCATAGAAAGTCACGTGGTTGTCACTGGTGTTCATATAAATGCAGCAGGATGTTTGAAGTGTCGATGAGAAGATGGCTGTTTGGGGTGTTCATAGACGAGtgtattttatgaaaaaaaatattggtgTTCATAGAAAAGTGGCTGGTTGTTAAAGATGTACAAAATAAATCGGCGTTGTAAAAGGTGTTCAGAGAACATCGACCGATAGAGGCGTCATGGAGAGGTACTTCTGCACAAACTTCATCTTACAAGTCGTAATGCTGATATACTCTCTTGATAATTATGAAGTTTAAAACAGCCAATCGAGGGAAAGATAGACCGATAATTTTATCTATAACTGATCTGCAGTTTACAAGAAATgataattatatgataatggTAAGCAGATTTACTTACGATACGTTTTGTTCATGGCAATAAATTTCAATCTATCGTTCCTTGGTGAAATGAAGCGATATCTCGATATCCAGTGAATTTCTTTAAATGACGGTTGCAAGAACTCGGGGTGGTGTGACATTCGATCAAACAAGTCTGTGGTTCCACATTTCGGGAACCCGATCACAAAGAAGTAGGGAACACACTGGAGGAGTTTCGAGGAGTGATCCATCACGTGTTTACGCCGGTTACGAAAGCAGGGATTTTTAAAACCTTCCGTCCAAAACGTTCGCACGGTCTACAACGAAAGAAACAAACAAGGTGTACTGTTGATTGAATCATatgaaattgatatacatgtaaagttcaAACGAGTTTCAGCATTCAATGCAAAGTTCTAATGCTGATTCATTCGTGGTTCAAAAGTCATAATTTAAAGAAGAGTTTGTTAAATACTCGCAATAGTCACATACACTTTGAATTAATTGCTTACAATGGTCGGTGGGATTTTCAATTTTCTAGTAGGTACTAGAATGAACTGATCATCTTCGATTTTCCAATCCTGATGTGTTACATTAGATTTGATAATAGCAATAgttgtatacatatttacaggggatgcttactcctcctaggcacctattcccacctctggtatgtccgtgttagccctactcttaattttgtatcttttataggagttatgagattgatcactgatctttattttcaccttttcatattgCATTTACATAAAAGAGTAAAATGGGAAATTTTCAACATTGTTAACATAGGAACCTTTGACTTAGAATTTAGAACGctgaaaattataaatatcaaaacaccattttcatatatttaattttaatagcCCATGGATGATAATGCTAATTCAATACTTCGCCAAATAACTTACAATTGCTTTATAATTTACACTAACTTAATTTTTACTGTTTAACATACTCTTTCATCTTGCTTAATGTATTTGAGATaatctatatttttattttcttgattttacaaaTCCAGCTTGATAAATTAAGGATAGATATATGCTGTAAAGCTGAGTAATTTctgaatactttttaaaattcctaTATTGATATAATTATGGCTGACGTTTCTGTAGATCGAAAACCTCTAGTAATACAATATGTAAGTTCAAAACTCGTATAAAAAGTGAAAGACCACGACCGGACTGATGACAATTTAATTAGGAATCACTGATTGCTTTTTACCTGGTGAGTGCGGTCAGCATTTATTACTCATTAATTTCACTTGTTCTGACGTGTCCATTGTTTGATGGAAATATTTGTAACCTCAGTGATAATCACATTTGTCTTAATGTCTAGCGTGAAATTTGCGCTATTAATGCTTTCTCGATACACCATGAAATCTGGTTAATAAATTATTCTGAACACTTCCGTTGCCTCTGGGTAACATTATTTATCAGATTACGATTTTATCGAATGTTATAAAGTACTTatccaagaaagataactttAATTACTCTAAATCCAttgcaaaaataatttcaataaaaa is part of the Ostrea edulis chromosome 2, xbOstEdul1.1, whole genome shotgun sequence genome and harbors:
- the LOC125680313 gene encoding carbohydrate sulfotransferase 15-like encodes the protein MKIIVLHSFKVQKNRNGRIWIPFFGNIRRGNLRTTMLLFVFSLFVTTGFIMKMTIDSMKYNVRKESNTMQTSCEKNKAWKDVFQCRARVKKSKMTVRTFWTEGFKNPCFRNRRKHVMDHSSKLLQCVPYFFVIGFPKCGTTDLFDRMSHHPEFLQPSFKEIHWISRYRFISPRNDRLKFIAMNKTYRTKDFDNGFFQYTRVFYPMVLDVEREKLLKNRTHIEYKKITGDFSPSTIWDNDIYSALPINYNQSVPRYTTADFVQQMNACAKLIVLIRDPVQRLYSDYLFFKAANKGPVDFHNKVTSAVRLYNDCIEKRGAVTCALDATLARTVHVRLRLGMYVVYIQQWLQRFPRDQFLFVRLEDYARRTRFVLDNIFNFLQMGPVDRETMTKMIFQNPVNTRKVNVGGMLLETQNILTDFYEPFNEQLAALLGDHHFLYHLS